In the Gorilla gorilla gorilla isolate KB3781 chromosome 1, NHGRI_mGorGor1-v2.1_pri, whole genome shotgun sequence genome, ATCACTCTCCATGAACCCTAGAAAAATATGTCTTTATGTTTCCGCCCTCACCCCTACTGGAGAGCCTGATTCGAAACAAGTGTCAGGAACTGTGGGTAGGACAAATGAatgaagaataaacagaaaaggaTGGAGGCAATCCACTGCACGAGGTGCATTCTGCCTGTGCACAGAGGATGAAGCCTGTCTCTCTTGAATGGGCTGTAAGCCCTCTCAAGCTGCAGGGATGCGGTGGTGGGAAGGACAGCCCCGGAGCTGTAATGAAGGCAGCTGGGTGGTTCCCACCTGAAGCCCCAGGTCTGGCGCCCCTCCCCATAGGCTTCTCAGGATTCCACCCTCACTGTGTGCCAGGGCAGGCCTGAGCATCACCCTAGgggaggccagggctgctggGGAGGGGCAGCTTTGCAACCTCAATGGGAATGAAGAGGGCGCCATCAAACCAGCACTGGCTTCCGCCTCTTCTGCAGGTGAGAGGGTGGAAAGCCTGTGCTTGTTCCACCAGCTTTTTGGATTTAATGAAAAATTCACAACGTTCAGGAGAttgatttttgggttttttgtttgtttcattttgttttttgttgtttgcttttttgagacagggtctcactctgtcacccaggctggagtacagtggtgcgaccttggctcactgcaacctctgcttcactggttcaagtgattctcttgcctcagcctcccaggtagctgagactaccagCGTAcatcactacgcctggctaatgtttgtatttttagtagagacggggtttcactgtgttggccaggctggtctcgaactcctggcctcaaatgatccacccacctctgcctcccaaagtgctgggattacaggtgtgagccactgtgccccgccaacGTTCAGGAGATTTAAAAGCAGCAAGTGAGCAATGGTATTTACTAACGGGTCCCTCCCCAGAACCAAGGGGCCCCAGGAAGGCCGAGGCTTGAGTGGCCAGGGTGAGCTGAGGCTGGTGGGCCAAGATATGGCCCAGAATTCCCGTGCAGTTCTGGAGCCTGAGTGGCCATTTCCTCCATCCCTCTGTGCCCAGAGAGATGCCCTACTGAGTTTGGCAATGCTGTGGTTGAGCGAGGGTAGGAGTCCCCAAGCCAGGTGGGACAAGCAAAGTCAGAATCTTCACAAGGAGCACCCACTCCTGGTAGAGCTACAGCCTGGGAGGCCGTGCCTGGCACACCTTGGGTGCCTGGCCAGTGAGGGTGCTCCCTGCATGGCCTCCCGGTCTCTTCCAGTCGAGCCTAGTGGAGCAAAGGATCTCCCCTAGGAGATGGGGCACAAGAGAGGAAACAGGTAGGAAGGGGCCCAGCTTCAGCATCCTCTGGCCAAGGAAGGGTAGAATCCTCCTGGACTCCCTGCTGGAGTGGATGCAGAGGGAATGGGAGGGAACCAGGCTCAGAGGCCCGTTAGAGAACGTCCTAGGCACCCATCAGGTGAGCCGGCAGCATGCTCCAGCTGAACCACAGGCCCATCCTTGGCCCTGGAGCCATTTTTACCACGGAAGTACTTATTTTACAGTAAGACTCATTTCCAAATCCGCTGGCCTGTTACAAATATTCATTTACACAGGTGATTTGCCTACAATTTACTCAATGAGAAAAATCCCGTTGCAAATAATTTTGCAAGTGGAGGAATCCCTTTTCAAGCAGATTATCAGCTTCTGCTTGTTGGGACGGATCTCCTTTTACCGAGCACGCTTAAAGGAAGGGCTGTACATCATTTTCCAGGCTCGTATTGAGCAGTGACAAGATCACAGCTTTGGTGGGTGGTGCACTTGGAAATGAGGGGCCCTGCCTCCCACCTTCCTTTAAAATACAGTCCTAAGGCAGTTAGTAGGACGTCGTCAGTGCCCTTGCTAAGAGAGTTCCCACGCGGGGCCTCAGGGGCGGCGGGGCCGCCTTCTCCCCCACGGCCAGCCTAGGGAGCTTGGGAATCGCGACCCAATGCACAGACGGGCAGTGCTCGCTCTCTCTTCACAGGCGGGAAACCGAGGCACAACGAAGGCTAGCACCTGCCCCGAGGTCACACGGCGACCCAACTCGGTTCTCTGGCCGGCGGCCTCTGTTGGTTCCGGTCTGGGAAAGGGACCCCGCAATCGTCCCCCCGGCCGCCAGCAGCGCCAGGCCCCCCGCGCAGGGGCCGGGGATGGCGGGCCCGCCGCTGACCTCCCCCGCCCGGCCTGGGTCCCGCGCTCCGCGGGGTGACGGCAGCCGGGCGCCCTCCGGTGGCCGCCGCGCGCAGCAGGAGGGAGCGCGGAGCGTCGGGGCCTGCAACCGGGCGGGGATGACGGGGGCGACCCTGCACTTTGGAACGACCTGGCCTGGTGGCCGCGCTTCCTTCGCTACAAAAAGGAAGCACATCTTGGAAACACCGAACTTCTGTGACACCAATAGTTACACCTGGCCTCTGAATCGGGCGAGCAGCGCCCTCGCGCCCCCAGCGCTGAGCAGAGGCGGGCGGGGAGCGGAAATGGTGGCTGTGGTTGTTGCCGCGCGGCTGGGCGCCTGGGGAGCCCGCGGAGAAGCGCGGCCGCCAGACCCCGCCCGGCCCGGAGGTGAGGAGACCTCAGCCCCGGACGCCGAGGCTCCGCCCCGCCGGCGATGCACCCCCCGCCCACCTCCGCGCCCCTTTGTTCCGCGACCGCAGTCCCGCCGAGAGCCTCACTGAAGAGCCCCAGCCTGGCCGTCCCGCGGCTGGGCAGTGCCCAGTCCCGCGGTTTCCCGCCGCCTCACCAGTCTCGGGCGGGAGGGGCCCCGGCGCTGGCGTGGCCGCGGCTCCCACAGCGCAGCCAGGACTGCACTCGGGGCTGCTGGGGCCCGCGTGCGTCCCGGGCGGCTCCACGCGGCGGGGTCGCCCCCGCGCCTCCCACCCCCGGCATCTCGGGGCCGCCGGCTCGCGCGCCCTCCAGGCGAAGTCCAGAGGCCGCAATGAGGGGCACCGAGTGGCGGGTTCCTCCGCACCACCCCCGGGCTTTATAATAAAAGTCGCCCTTGTTTAAGAGCCGGGTCGGAGGCGCCGCTTTCTGGGCGGTGAAAGCCGAAGCGAGAGCGGGCAATTTGCTGCGGCGGCGGCCGCTTTCTGGGCGGTGAAAGCCGAAGCGAGAGCGGGCAATTTGCTGCGGCGGCGGCCGCTTTCTGGGCGTCGGTCCAGTGCCCCGGGCCGGCCTGGGAGACCTGCACCAACCCCGGGAGGGAGGACGAGGCGCGGGCGCAGCCCAGGGGCCGAAGCACTGCACGCACGGCCGGCGCGGGGGCAGAGGGGAGACAGGGAGCCTGAGCTCCGCGCTGCTGAAGGCTCCGGGGATGGGTGGGCGGCGGTGAGGTAGCCTTGCCCGGGCCCGGCCCGCGTGGGcgctctctgagcctctgtctcGTGACGGAGGCGGGACCTAGGCTGTGTCTCCTGCGGGGCGAAAGCACGGAAGAGATCCGAGGGCATTTCTTGAgcctggcaggaggccaggggTTTTACAGGGCAGGAAGGAACCTGGAGGAACCGAGGAGCCACGTTGTTGGTTGGAAAGAAGGGTGGCCAGGTGGGGAGGCGTCTGGCAAAGGGTCCCAGACAGCAGGAAGGGCACCTGTGAAGCCGCCCTGCCGAGTGTGTGGTAGAGGCGGGGTGAAATGAGCACTGCTCATAAAAGTGACTGTTGtgattttttatgagatggagtctcgctctgtcgcccaggctggagtgcgggggcgcgacctcggctcactgcaacctccgcctcccgggttcacgccattctcctgcctcggcctccccagtagctaagattacaaggtgcccgccaccacgcccggctaatttttttgtagttttagtagagacgaggttttgccatgttggccaggctggtctcgaactcttgagctcaagtgatccgcccctcttggcctcccaaagtgctgggattacaggcgtgagcccccagcCTGAAAGTGACTGTTTACTACAATAAGTACAAATAATAGGTCGCCAGCACTTGTCTGCTAAGGCCCTGGGGCTGGGTGTGTTTAGGGGACCCCTCTCCTCTCCAGGCCCTCCCCAAGCCTGCCCACTGATGGGGAAGCTGCAGGGCTATCCCTCCAAGGGGAGGCCCTGCCAGGCCAGGGAAGGTCCAAGTGGGTGCTCACTAAGCTTCCTAGGTTCCCAGTTTTCTTGAAACCATCTTCCCAGCACAGTCATCTCCCGTGGTTGCCTTTAGCAAGTCACATCCCCTGACTCTTTAACATCTCGGTCCTGGCAGTTTCTTGGTATGGCACCATCTCCCTACGTGGACCACAGGTTATCTATCACACTGACCCACTGTCCCTCACACACAGTCACTCACCTGTGACTCTTGGAAAGGACTAGCTCCACAGGCCTGGCTAGGGCCCAAAGGGAGGTGGCCAGCAATCGAAACCAACCCTGATGACTAAGTAGAAAAGGAGTCCTTGGGAGTGTTGTGGGGAGCTCAGGGAGCTGACCAGGAGTCTGGATGGCCACAGCCACAGCCAGGGACAGTCTTGGGAGGTGACTGTGGTCACCACCACTACTGGGCTGCAGCATCGCTGAATGCAGCCCCTGCCACAACTCCACAGGCATCGGCTGTAATGATGGGCGGGGGTGCTGGGCACCGCAGCGGGGAGGGAGGGCTCCTGTCCCTGCATCTTTGCCTGGGTCAGCCAGATGcccaggaagggagaaggaatgcTGCCCCCTTTAGCctttgaggtgggaggaggggcccTGGCTCCCACGACAGCTCACAAAATGGGGATTGCCCCTTACTAGGAGGGGTGTGCGGATGCTGATCAGCCCACCGAATGCTCACCACTGAGGGGCTGCAGCGGCCAGGTGTGAGGGGAAGAGACTGTAGAGAGGTGACAAGGCCGTCAAAGGAGAGGAGCCACCACTGGGGAGCCTGGTGGCTCAGGAAGGCGGCTGGTGTGGGTGTGGGAGAGTAGGATCAGAAGGCCAGCACTGCTCATCATGGAGCACCTGGGAGAGCAGCAGCGACTCAGCTCCTAGCACcaggtgaggcaggaaaataggatctggaggcagggaacataaggctcattcacacttcagctataacaggaaatatcctctccatagggcatatcaggtaaatgactttgtaactttacttcatcctctctgTTTAAATAGGGCATACCCAAAGTAACCAATGAATCCTCTAGGGGGTATTTAAACTCCCCCAAATTCTGTAACAGGGCCTTTTGAATCCTACACTCAGGCCCATTCCCACAcagtggagtgtactttcattttcaataaaatcttcattccttccttgctttgtttgtgtgtctcttccaattctttgttcaagatgccaagaacctggacactcTCCACCTTTAACACAGGGGTTGTTTAATTTACCTTTTGccttagaaatataaaaagatacacaGTAAAGGTGTGTAAAAGGAAAGGCCTCTTTCACCCttaccccacccccatccctcccTAAAGGTCCCCGTGATTAGCTTGGTGTGTGTCCAGCCCTCCCTCTGCATTTCACACGGATATGCGAACAGTGGATCAGGCTTGGGTTTGTTTCTTCTAATAAACGGCATCATGCTGTATGTATTGTTCTTTAATGTGCTTTTGGAGACGTTTCCAATCCAGCAAACCCTTTTATCCATTTCATAATATTCCGTAGAATGCATGCTCCCCATCTTGAGGGAAGTTTGGGTTGTTTCATTCTGCTTTGTTAGGACGAATGCCTGCTTTTGTGCACACAGTTGAGTATGGGGCTGGGATTTGAGGGGAAGAGgctctgtttgagtccctgttgATGTGAGGTGAAGGTGTGTTGGTCCGGCACTAAGCAGGCAGTGGACAATACATGCTGAGCTGGGTTGGGAGTGGACTCTTGGGATTCGGGACTCAAAAATAATGTACGGCCAGGTAAATTCGCTGGTTTTGCTTCTGGGTCACAGGAAGGGCTGCGGTCCCCGCAGACCCAGATGTGTCCACTAGATGGCGCCAAAGCCAGTAAGGTGAGGCGCTTGTGACAGAAGCCCCGACTTGCTGCAGGAGTCTGGGCCCAGGGTCTGACTCCTGAGCTCCTAGGAGATGGATGAATATTCTTCCTGCACCGCCAGCTGCCTCGCTTAAACgtggggaggctgaagagggtgcaAAGCTGGGTGAACATGAGTGATTAGACAGGATGTGCCCTGGCCAAGACAGGGAGCTGAAATTCAGTCTGTGGAACAGGCTGTGATGGCCCAGAGGAAATCCATAGGTGGGAGGAAAACTATGGACCCTGTGCTCCATATTGCCAGGACCTGCAGAGGAACTAGCTCCTGCAGAAGATGCAGGATTTGGACGGGAAGATTGGGCAAGGGTTCTGTCTACTGGGCACTGAAGGTTTGATGAGGACACTGGGATGGTCCCTGCCACCAAAGCAGCTCAAGCTCAGGCAGAGGAAATAGAAACTGCACAAATGCAATATTTCTTATGGGCACTGCTCTAAGGAGTAATTTGGAATCCAGTAGGGTGACGTAAGTGAAGGTGCTTTGAAACCTCCCAAAGCCCTCGCCCAGGTAAGGAGGTTTGTGGTCCTTGTCACCATTTACCCAGGAAAGCTTCAaagcagcagcggcggcggcggcggcagcagaatttccctccttccctcctgttactctcccagcctcctctccctcctaTCACTCTCCTAAGTTCAGAGCTGACCCCACTCCTCTGCTACCCATGGTGGTAGCCAGGCCTGTGCCTCTCCTAGCATCAGAAGCTGCCCCAGGCTCCCAGGACTGGAGCTCAGATCTGATTTTGAAAAACTGAATGAATGGGTGagagcgatggctcatgcctgtactcccagcattttgggagattgaggtgggtgaattgcttgagctcaggagttcaagaccagcctgggcaacatggtgaaaccctgtctttacaaaaaaatacaaaaattagctggacatggtggcacacacctgtagtcccagctacctgggaggctgaggtaggaggattgcttgaaccacgggagacagaggttgcagtgagccaagattgtgccactttactccagcctggatgacagagcgagattgtctcaaaaaaaaaaagaaaagaaaagaaaaaagaaaaaaaaagccgggcacggtggcttatgcctgtaatcccaggactttgggaggccgaggcgggtgggtcacaaggtcacgagatcgagaccatcctggctaacacagtgaaaccccgtctctactaaaaatacaaaaaattagctgggcgtggtggcgggcacctgtagtcccagctgctcgggaggctgaggcaggagaatggcatgaacccaggaggtggaggttgcagtgagctgagatcgcgccactgcactccagcctgggcgacagagcaagactccgtctaaaaaaaaaaaaaaaaaaaagagagagccccAGTGCTAAAACTGAGAGTCCTGGGCAAACTGGAACAATTGATCACACAATAAAGTGGGGGTTCTTGGGCTGGGTATGgaggctcatgcttataatctcagtgctttgggaggccaaggtggaaggattgcttgagcccagggcttcaagaccagcctggacaacatagcaagaccctacctatctctacaaaagaaaaaacaagcacacacttgtagtcacagctacttgggaagctgaggcaggaggactgcttaaggccaggaggtggaggttgcaatgggctATGATGGCACCTCTGCACtacagcctcagtgacagagcaaaacctcaTTTTGAAAACACACACATGAGGGGCGCTGGGAATAGCCGCTCATGTCGGCTAACGGAGCGGTGTGGGTCCGCATGCGAAGCTGCCTCCGCGCCTTCCCCGAGCGGCTGGCCGCCTGCGGGGCCGAGTAAGGACTTCGGCGCGCGGGAGTTCGAGGCCCTGCGGAGCTGCTTCGCCGCCGCGGCCAAGAAGACGCTGGAGGGAGGCTGTTAGGAGGGACTCTGAGCTTCACACCTGTCTGCTGCTGTGGTTGCAGAGCCCTAGTCCTGATGGCCCCTGGTGGCATACATTGAATGCCTAGGGCAGAAAGGAAGTGGGAATGGCGAAGATGTGACGTGCCTCGGTGTTAGATACTGTTTCTTCTTAACAAGTTGAGGCGTGGGTAGAGCAGGAATTGGTTTTCCAGCATTGTGTCTGTAAACCTGACTCAGAATAAGATGTAACAGAAGCCAGATAAAGACTCTGTCAaatcctgcaaaaaaaaaaaaaaaaagaaaaaaaaaaagaaaacacacacacacacacatacacacaatgcaTAAAGTGTTTCTGAAACTTTGGTGTGCATCAGAGACACCTGGGGACTTACAAAAACACAGATGGCTGGCCCCACCCTAGAGTTTCTAATTTAGTAGGTCAAGGGTGGGGTCcagtaatttgcatttctaacaagtttcctgATACTGCTGCTGTTGCTCTTGGTTGGGGCCCAAACTTCCAGAACAACTGGTCTGAATAAAGGGCTGGGTCCGGGACCTGCAAGTCCCACTGTGCTGCTTGCCCCGGTACCTCCTCCTAAGTCTGGCCCAGCAGGAAACGGAGCACAGGTCAAAGTCCTCTCACAGTCAACCAGGAGAAACCTGTGTCTTCCTGGCAGGGTGGCTGGGTGCTATGGAAACAAGGCTCAGCCCAGAAgtgcccagcctccttcccaGAAGCAACTTCAGCCTCTAGGGGAGGAGTGAAGTGAACAAACAAACGGAAGGGCAGAGCTCAGTTCCTGGATGGAAGCGGCACCTGCATGGAAGCGCCCTCAGCAACCTCAGGGCCCAGACTTCCGGGAAAGTCTCACAGGGCCCCTGGCTTGAGTTTTGGAGCTGGAAGGGAACTTTGCAATCTTGgttcaactttttgttttattttctgagatgaatcttcgctctgttgcccagggtggggtgcagtggcgcaatctcggctcactgcaacctccgcctcccgggttccagcgatgctcctgcctcagcctcctgagtagctgggatcacaggtgcctgccaccacggttggctaaattttgtatttttagtagagatgggggtttcaccatgttggccaggctggtctcgaactcctgacctcaggtgatccgcccgcctctgccttccaaagtgctgggattacaggcgtgagccaccgtgcccggcccagtacATCTTTTAACTGGGCTGTGAATGACATGACTTGCTAAGACCTGCCCACTAAGAATGAGCTGCAGCCAGCACAAGGTTGTCCGCTTCCAGCCACTTTCCTAGATACTCCTCCATTCCTCAGattccagcccccaccccagcctggaaCGCCCACAGTGCTTGTATCACAGCTCTTAACTCCACTTGGTTCCCCAAAGCTATGAGCCCACATACCATCTCCCAGGGCTACAACACTTTGGGTTTCTCAGACCCTGTCAACACTAAGCAGCATGAACTGCAGGACACACAGGACAGCTGGAGAGGGGCAGTGAGTCACTGTGTCATAGTCCTGCCCAAATTCCAATGTTAAAATTGCAGAAGCCTGGGGCCCACCCTAGAGaatctgattcagcaggttggaggtggggcccaggcaCTGATATTTTCAAGAGCCCTGGGTGATGTGGATGCCGATAGCACTGGCTACATGCTGAGAAACACTGCCGATAGCATCATCTTCCACAGAAGGCCACCCAGGAAGAGATGATGAAGTGACAGAACTTCATCACCCAACTCAAGAAGGCTTGGGAGGAAGGGGTAATTTATTGGTTCTAAGCCCAGACCACGGACAAAACAGAGTGCTATGGTTCAAATGTCCCCAGCAAtgttcatgttgaaatgtaattgccGTTGTGATGGTGGCATTGGCAGGTGGGGCCTTTGCAAGGTAATTAggttatgagggctctgccctcaggaaTGGATCCATGCCATCATCTCTGGAGTGGGTTCTTGATAAAAAGGATGATTCTGGACCACTTCCCTCTCTGTCTCACATGCTTACCTCTGCCTTCCATCCTTCTGCCATGGTGGGGCCCTCACAAGATGCTGGTGTcatgctcttggactttccagcctccaggactgtgagaaatcaatttcttttccacccagtctgtggaattcttttttaaattttttatactattattactattattatttgagatggaatcttgctctgtcacccagactggagtgcagtggtgcaatctctgctcactgcaacctccgcctcctgggttcaagcaattctcctgcctcagcctcccgagtagctgggatcacaggtgtgcgccaccatgccctgctaatttttgtatttttagtagagacggggtttcaccacgttgcccaggctggtctccagatcctgggcttaagtgatctgccagcctcagcctcccaaagtgcgtgagccaccgtgtctggcccacTCTGTGGAATTCTGTATGGCAGCAGGAAATGGACTAAAAAGCAGTACAGAGATGTCACTCGGCTTCATGCACAATGGGAACTGAGGCCTGGGTTCTCCAGTCTCTCCAGGCTAATTTCCCCACCCAGCTGGGAACAATCACCCACAGGGTCCATCTTCCACCAGAGGAACTCACTCGCTGCCAAATTAAAAAACCCTGGGAGACAGCCAATTGGGTTAGGTGCTTCTTCCTGGACCAATGAACTGTGATCAGGTGAGTGGGCCCCACATGGGCCAGCTCTGGGTCAGTACCACTCAGGGTCTAAGGGAGGGAAGGGTGGTGGAGAAGGGGTAAAGCCTCaccagttttattgttttttaaaaacagttggccaggcacagtggctcacacctgtaatcccagcactttgggaggccaaggtgggtggatcatgaggtcaggagttcaagaccagcctggccaacatagggaaaccctgtctctactaaaaatacaaaaattagctgggcatggtagcacgcggctgtattcccagctactcgggggtgctgaggcaggagaattgcataagcctgggaggtggaggttgcagtgagccaagatcttgccactgcactctagcctgggcaacagagtgagactccgtctcaaaaaaaaaaaaaaaattaacacataaaacttgtacatatttatagtgtacaacatgatgttttgatatatgtatacactgtggaatgactaaatcaagaTAGTTAACATATCCattccatctccagaacttgttcctcctaactgaaactttgtatcctgTGACCAACATTTCCCCACTGCCCCTAAACTCCCTTACCAGATTATTGGTTTCCTTCTGTGGAGGCTGCTCTCTACCACTAAGAGTCTGGGCTGGAGACTCGGTGTGGTAGCTAGTCTCTAAGGTGACCCCATAATTCTTGTCTCCTGGTATTCACGTTCCTATGTAGTGCCTCCTACATTGAGCAGGGATGACCTGTGTAATGAATAGGATATTGCAGAAGTGACAGAGTGTGTCTTCCAAGGCTAGACCATAAAAGACATTGCCGCTGTTTCCTGGCTCTCTTGGACCACTGGCtgtgggggaagccagctgccatattgtgaggacactcaagcagcgcTATGCAGCAGGGCTGGGACCAGGGTGAGGTGAGCGAGGCACTTGCCTCAGGCACAAAATGTAACAGGATGCCAAAAAAGTCAGTAATCAAGATAgataatgcaatattttaaaaataaaaatgaaaacaaatctatgatgaaaaaatattgaaacttTACTTAAAGACGGTCTCAATAACAGTACCATGTTGAGCTGTATTGGAGCCTGACCAATAGGAAAAATCAGTGATGCTGGTCCTGAAAGCAGGTATAGGAACCCACCAGGAGTTTGGGAGGTCATGGTCCCAGGACTGAAGACTTACTCCCTTAAGAGGTGACTGGACATGGAGAAGAATGCACACGTGTTCTCCTGGCTCCAGTAAGAAGGCAAACccggggccaggtgcagtggctcatgtctgtattcccagcactttgggaggccaagggaggtggatcacctgaggtcaggagttccagaccagcctgggcaacatggcgaaatcccggtctcttctaaaaatacaaaaattagccgggcatggcggcacatgcctgtagtcccacctactcgggaggctgaggcaggagaatcgcttgaacccaggaggcggaggttgcagctgagattgcgccactgcactccagcctgggtggcagcacaagactctgtctcaaaaaaaaaaaaaaaaggcaaatccaGTAGTGCCTCAGACCTAGGGGTTCAGCTGTGGGCCCTGTGTAGCAGGACAAGAAGGGTGCTGAGTGGAGGGGTCCACCTAGCTCAGTTTCCTTGCAGCTAAACCTCAGCAGGCCAGTTCCAGGGCCATGATGACCATGATCACCATCATGCATCGTGACGACCACGCCTGTCGAATGCTTATCATCAGGCCCTCTGCCCGGCACCTTCCATGCATTCACTCTCCACTCTTCAGAACAACTTTTGAGATAGGTTCTGTTATCAacaccatttcacagatgaggaaacagaagtttAGAGAgctaagtcacttgcccaagttTTCAGAGTGAGTTATGGAGTCAGGATTTGACCTCAGGCAGTTTGACTCTGGAAACCTTCATCTTAATTTCAGTTGGAGATCTGGAGCCAGACAGCCCTGAAATTGACTCTCAGGTCTGCCAATTATTTGCTCTCTATAATCTATATTGGGTAAATGGCTTGACCTCTTTAAGGCTCAGTGTCCCgctctgtaaaacaggaataaaaagTGAAAGCGTGTTGAAAGCACTTAGCACCGCAGTTGGTAGGAAGTAAATGCTCAATGTGCGCCTCTGTGATTATTCCAGAGGGTGGAAATGAACATAAGACAATAGCCCCCTGCTCCCTCACCCCGCATCGACAGCTCCCTTCAGTCTCCCTTCACTGGCCTGGCTGACCACCTGCCCTCACTTTGCAGGGACCGCTTGGCCCCTACTCCCAACGTATCCTCATGCAGTGAAGCTTAGAAACCCAGAaagagggctgggcgtggtggctcatgcctgtaatcccagcactttgggaggccaaggtgggtggatcacgaggtcaggagtttgagaccagtctggccaatatggtgaaaccctgtctctactaaaaatacaaaaattagcctagcgaggccccaggaggcaggagttgcagtgagccgagatcacatcactgcacgccagcctgggcaacagagcgagactctgtctcaaacaaaacaaaacaaaacaaaacaaaacaaaaaaacctagaaagaaCTATGGGATTCTGGGGAGAGACTGGGTGGAGTTGGGGTATAGGGACAGGAGAGTGAGCCAGCTGGGGAAGGGCATGGCCCTGGGGCAGGAAGGTCCCCCAGGGAGAGTCCTGTGGGGCCTCCAGAAAGCAAATTTGATCCTGTTTGCTCACA is a window encoding:
- the LOC115935792 gene encoding LOW QUALITY PROTEIN: NADH dehydrogenase [ubiquinone] 1 alpha subcomplex assembly factor 8 (The sequence of the model RefSeq protein was modified relative to this genomic sequence to represent the inferred CDS: inserted 3 bases in 2 codons; substituted 1 base at 1 genomic stop codon), encoding MSANGAVWVRMRSCLRAFPERLAACGAEXKDFGAREFEALRSCFAAXGQEDAGGRLLGGTLSFTPVCCCGCRALVLMAPGGIHXMPRAERKWEWRRCDVPRC